The following are encoded in a window of uncultured Flavobacterium sp. genomic DNA:
- a CDS encoding polysaccharide deacetylase family protein: MKIFFLKTMLFLMFLTLFSCQSKKQKEEPKAYKAGVILSFDDAYVDEWYDADQVLKKYGWKATFNVCRIDSIGAPEIKKLLEMQNEGHEIAGHGYHHYNAVKFVKKYGISQYMKQEIDPMIVSMKKHSFKVTSFAYPYGERSDALDSALSSEFKIIRGRAFGGEDPEKQDSFFNKSKIVFAFDIDNSHLHFSIPYLLELMDYAKKNNKILLLCGHRPVKNVTANYQTKIETLEFICKYMKKNDLEFYTLSDLDDLLPQKSI, translated from the coding sequence ATGAAGATCTTTTTTTTGAAAACAATGTTGTTTTTAATGTTTTTAACTTTATTTTCCTGCCAATCAAAAAAGCAAAAAGAAGAACCAAAAGCCTATAAAGCAGGTGTAATTTTGTCTTTTGATGATGCTTATGTAGACGAATGGTATGATGCTGATCAGGTTTTGAAGAAATATGGCTGGAAAGCGACTTTTAACGTTTGCAGGATAGATTCTATTGGCGCACCTGAGATCAAAAAACTTCTTGAAATGCAAAATGAAGGACACGAAATTGCCGGTCACGGATATCACCATTATAATGCAGTAAAGTTTGTTAAAAAGTATGGAATCAGTCAATATATGAAGCAGGAAATAGATCCTATGATTGTGTCCATGAAAAAGCATTCGTTTAAGGTAACTTCATTTGCATATCCTTACGGAGAAAGATCTGATGCACTTGACAGCGCGTTATCCAGTGAGTTTAAAATTATAAGAGGAAGAGCTTTTGGTGGAGAAGATCCTGAAAAACAAGACAGTTTTTTTAATAAATCAAAAATTGTATTTGCGTTTGATATTGACAACAGCCACCTTCATTTTAGTATTCCGTATCTTTTAGAATTAATGGATTATGCCAAAAAGAATAATAAAATCTTACTTCTTTGCGGTCATAGACCAGTTAAAAATGTAACTGCAAATTATCAGACCAAAATTGAAACTCTGGAGTTTATCTGTAAATACATGAAAAAGAATGATCTGGAATTTTATACTTTATCTGATTTAGATGATTTGCTTCCGCAGAAGTCAATCTAA
- the metQ gene encoding methionine ABC transporter substrate-binding lipoprotein MetQ has protein sequence MITKNKFLKTIGIIALSLSLANCGKSKNDDPHHLKVGVASGPEYVVAQAAQKVAKDKYGLDVELVSFNDYVIPNEALSQGDIDANAFQHKPYLDEQSKQRGYKLSIIAKTFIYPIAAYSKKIKNLSELKNESTIIIPNDPTNGGRSLLLLQKNGLLKLRPNVGLLPKVTDIVENPKNLKILELEAPQLPRALDDQNVTIAIINNTFASQAGLVPARDALFVEDKDSPYVNLIVSREDNKKDERIQQFVKAFQSAEVEQAAIREFKGGAVKGW, from the coding sequence ATGATTACTAAAAATAAATTTTTAAAAACAATCGGAATTATAGCTTTGTCATTATCGTTGGCAAATTGTGGCAAGAGTAAAAATGACGATCCACACCATTTAAAAGTTGGTGTAGCTTCAGGACCTGAATATGTTGTAGCTCAGGCAGCGCAAAAAGTAGCAAAAGACAAATACGGTCTTGATGTAGAATTAGTTTCGTTTAATGATTACGTGATTCCAAACGAGGCTTTGAGTCAGGGAGATATTGATGCGAATGCTTTTCAGCATAAACCATATCTTGATGAGCAATCTAAACAACGCGGATATAAATTATCGATAATTGCAAAAACCTTTATTTACCCGATTGCAGCGTATTCTAAAAAGATCAAAAACCTTTCGGAATTGAAAAACGAAAGCACGATTATTATTCCAAATGATCCAACAAACGGAGGACGTTCGTTGTTGCTTTTACAGAAAAACGGTTTGCTGAAATTGCGTCCAAATGTAGGTTTATTGCCTAAAGTAACAGACATTGTAGAGAATCCTAAAAATTTAAAAATCTTAGAATTAGAAGCGCCGCAATTACCTCGTGCTTTAGACGATCAAAATGTGACGATCGCTATTATCAACAATACTTTTGCATCTCAAGCCGGGTTAGTTCCTGCACGTGATGCTTTGTTTGTAGAAGATAAAGATTCGCCTTATGTAAACCTTATTGTAAGCCGTGAAGACAATAAAAAAGACGAAAGAATACAGCAATTTGTAAAAGCTTTTCAATCTGCAGAAGTAGAGCAAGCAGCCATTCGTGAGTTTAAAGGTGGAGCTGTTAAGGGATGGTAG
- a CDS encoding methionine ABC transporter permease MetI: MSESIFELLLKGTWETIVMTFVSGFFGFALGLPTGILLFLTRKNQILEQPVLNRSLSVLVNIFRSIPFIILIVWMIPFTRALVGTSIGVSAALVPLSIGAAPFIARLVENSLLGLPSGLIEAARALGATPLQIVYKVLLPEALPSLINAASITLITLVGYSAMGGAVGAGGLGQVGYQYGYIGYDAVTMNAVLALLVILVFLIQFAGDTLSKRFDHR; this comes from the coding sequence ATGTCTGAATCCATTTTTGAATTATTACTAAAAGGCACTTGGGAAACTATTGTTATGACATTTGTCTCTGGTTTTTTTGGCTTTGCGCTGGGACTTCCAACAGGAATTTTGCTTTTCCTGACTAGAAAAAATCAAATATTAGAACAACCGGTTTTAAACCGTTCTTTATCTGTTTTGGTTAACATTTTTCGTTCTATTCCATTCATTATATTAATTGTTTGGATGATTCCGTTTACACGCGCACTCGTAGGAACTTCTATTGGTGTTAGCGCGGCATTGGTTCCTTTAAGTATAGGAGCGGCACCTTTTATTGCACGACTTGTAGAAAATAGTCTACTAGGTTTACCATCTGGATTAATTGAAGCTGCAAGAGCTTTGGGCGCAACACCTTTGCAAATTGTATATAAAGTTTTACTTCCTGAAGCTTTGCCATCGTTAATAAATGCTGCATCAATAACTTTGATTACACTTGTTGGTTATTCGGCAATGGGCGGAGCCGTTGGAGCGGGAGGTTTAGGACAAGTTGGGTATCAATACGGTTATATTGGGTACGATGCCGTAACGATGAACGCAGTTCTGGCATTGCTTGTCATACTGGTGTTTCTGATACAATTTGCGGGAGATACATTATCAAAACGATTTGATCATAGATAG
- the metN gene encoding methionine ABC transporter ATP-binding protein MetN encodes MIELKNVTKNFHQKNRIVSALSDVSLKVPPGKIFGVIGTSGAGKSTLIRCVNLLERPTSGEIIVDGKSLMQLSNAQLAIERRQIGMIFQHFNLLSSRTVFENVAFPLELVGASKSDIQARVLELLQLVGLAEKANDYPASLSGGQKQRVAIARTLANNPKVLLCDEATSALDPATTRSILNLLKDINRRLNITILLITHQMEVVKSICDEVAVISHGKLIEQGSVGEIFADPKHELTKEFISSSLHIDIPTVYQERLQKEDGEGLNPLLRLEMTGKSVNEPVISEVSRLFDTNFKIVSAQMDQAGDVNFGVMLIELSGKRENYEAAIQYFISKHIKTEIIGYV; translated from the coding sequence ATGATTGAATTAAAAAATGTTACTAAAAATTTCCATCAGAAAAACCGGATTGTTTCCGCTTTATCAGATGTTTCATTAAAAGTTCCTCCAGGGAAAATCTTTGGTGTAATAGGAACTTCGGGAGCTGGAAAAAGCACATTAATTCGATGTGTAAACTTGTTAGAAAGACCAACTTCAGGAGAGATTATTGTTGATGGAAAATCGTTAATGCAATTGTCAAATGCGCAACTTGCGATTGAAAGAAGACAAATAGGAATGATTTTTCAGCATTTTAATTTGCTTTCATCAAGAACTGTTTTTGAGAATGTTGCTTTTCCGTTGGAACTTGTTGGTGCGTCAAAATCAGATATTCAAGCCCGCGTTTTAGAATTGCTACAATTAGTAGGTTTGGCCGAAAAAGCAAACGATTATCCTGCAAGTCTTTCAGGAGGTCAGAAACAAAGAGTTGCAATCGCGAGAACATTGGCTAACAATCCAAAAGTGCTATTATGCGATGAAGCCACGAGTGCATTGGATCCCGCAACTACAAGATCGATTTTAAATTTATTGAAAGATATTAATCGTCGTCTTAATATCACCATTTTATTGATTACACACCAAATGGAAGTTGTAAAATCAATTTGTGATGAAGTTGCCGTAATCAGCCACGGAAAACTAATAGAACAAGGAAGTGTTGGAGAAATTTTTGCAGATCCGAAACATGAATTGACAAAAGAATTTATTTCGTCATCCTTACATATCGATATTCCAACGGTTTATCAGGAAAGACTACAAAAAGAAGATGGTGAAGGTTTAAACCCATTATTAAGACTTGAAATGACTGGAAAATCAGTAAATGAACCTGTTATTTCTGAAGTTTCGAGATTATTTGATACTAATTTCAAAATTGTCAGCGCACAAATGGATCAGGCCGGAGACGTTAATTTCGGAGTAATGCTGATCGAATTATCTGGTAAACGAGAGAATTACGAAGCTGCAATCCAATATTTTATTTCTAAACATATTAAAACTGAAATCATAGGTTATGTCTGA
- a CDS encoding porin family protein produces MKIIKKLFIGCILLASTSGFSQSFFKNITDRLYFGVKAGANYSNFTNADFDTEGLTGFHAGALVGYKFNDHFAVQEEFLYSTQGAKIKGGLMNSQDIKLSYVTVPILLKYKTNFGLYLEAGPQIGILVNEDFTSLGINSDTKFAKKIDGGIAAGIGYQFQNGLGIGARYYMSLTDVTKIKTAGINSDFQNNTAQVSLFYIF; encoded by the coding sequence ATGAAAATCATCAAAAAATTATTCATTGGTTGTATCCTTCTTGCCTCAACAAGCGGCTTTAGTCAAAGCTTTTTTAAAAATATAACAGACCGACTTTACTTTGGTGTAAAAGCCGGAGCAAATTACAGCAATTTTACCAATGCTGATTTTGACACCGAAGGTTTAACTGGTTTTCACGCAGGAGCGCTTGTAGGTTACAAGTTCAACGATCACTTTGCTGTTCAGGAAGAATTTTTGTACTCAACACAAGGAGCAAAAATTAAAGGCGGACTTATGAATAGTCAGGATATAAAGCTTTCATACGTTACGGTTCCCATTCTTTTAAAGTATAAAACCAATTTCGGTTTATATCTTGAAGCTGGTCCTCAAATTGGAATTTTAGTCAATGAAGATTTCACAAGTTTAGGTATTAATTCGGACACTAAATTTGCTAAAAAAATTGACGGTGGAATTGCAGCAGGAATTGGTTATCAGTTTCAAAATGGTCTTGGAATTGGAGCCCGATATTATATGTCTTTAACGGATGTTACTAAAATAAAAACAGCTGGTATAAATAGTGATTTTCAAAACAATACAGCTCAGGTAAGTTTATTTTATATCTTTTAA